The Enterococcus sp. 7F3_DIV0205 genome has a window encoding:
- a CDS encoding YjcQ family protein: MDKKKLRYAILKKLDVNEDNVTADYFGITGKEFFENVIFLDREGYITKPMYGSNMVYGMGLSRITEKGENYLEENSKLSKGYKVAKEIRDWIKF; this comes from the coding sequence ATGGATAAGAAAAAATTGAGATATGCTATTTTAAAAAAGCTGGATGTTAACGAAGATAATGTAACAGCTGATTATTTTGGTATAACAGGAAAAGAGTTTTTTGAAAATGTAATTTTTCTTGATCGTGAAGGATATATCACAAAACCAATGTATGGATCGAATATGGTTTATGGAATGGGTCTATCAAGAATAACTGAGAAAGGTGAAAATTATTTAGAGGAAAATTCTAAGTTGAGTAAGGGTTACAAGGTAGCTAAGGAAATAAGAGATTGGATTAAGTTTTAG
- a CDS encoding helix-turn-helix domain-containing protein: MRNSFMGKKERMKFDLFKSIVFSKNGLSFNELMQKHTLTKSTLSRYINDLAQEVEETFDGQVHLVQNAQTGTYQIETSEPYSIGYLVDYIHLFFVKKSGVFFILDGMLKNHYSSIEAMALDLHMSSSALYKQIRELKQMLVPFGGKISFDKVASPLTGNEVGIRLFAFYSYWSIFKSTEYDNQNYPASWWEIKEFEEYFDHTASLSESQRAKLRFIQLITLKRAVRQKNPIEISESFLSDIVYFDTKDSELLPVLKQRLSMEDYHKERALLLYATRGLIYNLDSMETKKKIVENYQQSSLEIAEYTTKLMAEIQKEFNLEYSEEGYVNFYFYLLILLIYIKHINIDISGYYKNGLSFHSIIDYDETSVEIFSKIEKVIEQQEFYSKINKKSLKGVMSILTLTIYSGIYLNKKAGSMSICVIFNNNLILADGIKKIILDIYNRERIIFTNDVLTADLVISDSYEIVNPKTEYFYFDEQLNPEQWGKMIDAINDIFYKTIFSVS; this comes from the coding sequence ATGCGAAATTCATTTATGGGAAAAAAAGAACGGATGAAGTTTGATCTATTCAAATCGATTGTTTTCTCGAAAAATGGGTTGAGCTTTAATGAGTTGATGCAAAAGCATACTCTTACGAAAAGTACCTTGAGCAGATATATCAATGATTTAGCGCAGGAGGTAGAAGAGACCTTTGATGGACAAGTTCATTTAGTCCAAAATGCTCAGACTGGGACATATCAAATCGAAACATCTGAACCGTACAGTATTGGCTATTTGGTGGACTATATTCATTTGTTTTTTGTCAAAAAAAGTGGTGTTTTTTTCATTTTAGATGGGATGCTAAAAAATCATTATAGTTCAATCGAGGCAATGGCTCTTGATTTGCATATGAGTAGTTCAGCGCTTTACAAACAAATACGGGAGTTAAAACAAATGTTAGTTCCTTTTGGCGGGAAAATTTCATTTGATAAAGTAGCCAGTCCATTGACAGGTAATGAAGTCGGGATTCGTCTGTTTGCTTTTTATTCATACTGGTCAATTTTTAAATCAACTGAATATGACAATCAAAATTATCCAGCTTCATGGTGGGAGATCAAAGAATTTGAGGAATATTTTGATCATACAGCATCATTATCAGAATCTCAACGAGCGAAATTGCGTTTTATTCAATTGATTACATTAAAAAGGGCTGTCAGGCAAAAAAATCCTATAGAGATATCAGAAAGCTTTTTATCTGATATTGTCTATTTTGATACGAAAGATTCGGAATTGTTGCCAGTGCTGAAGCAACGATTATCAATGGAGGATTACCATAAAGAACGAGCGTTATTGCTGTATGCGACTAGAGGCTTGATTTACAATTTGGACTCAATGGAAACCAAAAAGAAAATTGTTGAAAACTATCAACAGTCATCACTAGAGATTGCAGAATACACGACAAAGTTAATGGCAGAAATTCAAAAAGAATTCAACTTAGAATACAGCGAAGAAGGATATGTTAACTTTTACTTTTATCTGCTTATTTTATTGATCTATATCAAACATATCAATATTGATATTTCCGGCTACTATAAAAATGGATTGTCGTTTCATTCCATCATCGATTACGATGAAACGAGCGTGGAAATTTTCAGTAAGATTGAGAAAGTGATCGAGCAGCAGGAATTTTATTCTAAAATAAACAAGAAATCGTTGAAAGGTGTCATGTCGATTCTCACACTAACCATCTATTCAGGTATTTATTTAAATAAAAAAGCGGGGAGTATGTCAATTTGTGTTATCTTTAACAATAACTTGATCTTGGCAGATGGTATCAAAAAAATTATTCTAGATATTTATAATCGGGAACGAATTATTTTTACGAACGACGTATTGACAGCTGATCTAGTTATTTCTGATTCATATGAGATTGTAAATCCTAAGACAGAATATTTTTATTTTGATGAGCAGTTGAATCCTGAACAATGGGGGAAAATGATCGACGCAATCAATGATATTTTTTACAAAACGATTTTTTCTGTGTCGTAG
- a CDS encoding DUF916 and DUF3324 domain-containing protein — MLKRTLKVALPLIGFVFGCLVGTLNVWAQDADYEVKAIPSIKQVDKTKTYFDLRLTPEETHTVKVKVTNKSDQERTINTKVKTATTNSNGVVEYINSDQNQSIDLPYDLSKLVKANTPAITLAPHESKEVDYAIAMPKKDFSGILSGGIIFTSDSMEEKSAESTADVAIKNQFGYVIALVLHGEKEVTPDLQLSKVNLGQINNRNTVFAQLTNPKAAYLNKLNVNVKISKKNTDKVLYETEKSDLQMAPNSVFNYPVSLQETEFKPGKYVLAVQAESKGKTWDFEEEFEIKATEAKKLNDQAYIHQDKNNYLLYIILLFVLFVLILLFVLYRRRQQKINALEEQVAELKKEK; from the coding sequence ATGTTAAAACGAACACTTAAAGTTGCATTGCCGCTGATCGGGTTTGTATTCGGATGTCTGGTAGGAACACTGAATGTTTGGGCTCAAGATGCAGACTATGAAGTAAAAGCGATTCCTTCGATCAAGCAAGTAGATAAAACGAAAACCTATTTTGATTTACGACTTACTCCAGAAGAAACCCACACAGTAAAGGTCAAGGTAACAAATAAGTCCGATCAAGAACGAACGATCAATACAAAAGTTAAAACAGCCACGACTAATTCCAACGGAGTGGTTGAGTATATCAATAGTGACCAAAATCAATCAATCGATTTACCTTATGATCTAAGTAAGCTGGTCAAAGCAAATACACCTGCAATCACGTTAGCGCCTCATGAATCAAAAGAGGTTGACTATGCGATTGCAATGCCAAAAAAAGATTTTTCAGGCATCTTATCTGGTGGGATTATTTTCACAAGTGACAGTATGGAAGAAAAATCAGCAGAATCGACCGCTGATGTTGCAATCAAAAATCAATTTGGCTATGTGATCGCCCTTGTTTTACATGGTGAGAAGGAAGTCACACCTGACTTACAATTATCCAAAGTAAATCTAGGACAAATCAACAATAGAAATACCGTGTTTGCCCAATTGACGAATCCTAAAGCCGCTTATTTAAACAAACTGAACGTAAATGTAAAAATCAGCAAGAAAAACACAGATAAAGTTCTCTATGAAACAGAAAAAAGTGATCTACAAATGGCGCCAAATTCTGTGTTTAACTATCCAGTAAGCTTACAAGAAACAGAATTTAAACCTGGAAAATATGTATTAGCAGTTCAGGCAGAGTCAAAAGGGAAAACATGGGATTTTGAAGAAGAATTTGAAATCAAAGCAACTGAAGCAAAAAAACTAAATGACCAAGCCTATATTCATCAAGATAAAAACAACTATTTGCTTTATATTATCTTATTGTTCGTTCTGTTCGTGTTGATTCTACTTTTTGTTTTATATAGAAGAAGACAACAAAAAATTAATGCGTTAGAAGAACAAGTGGCAGAATTGAAGAAAGAGAAGTAG
- a CDS encoding type I toxin-antitoxin system Fst family toxin has product MFLAFFCPLLVGVLVALFEYWLNTKNKK; this is encoded by the coding sequence ATGTTCTTAGCATTTTTCTGTCCCCTTCTCGTGGGAGTTTTAGTAGCTCTATTTGAGTATTGGCTAAATACCAAAAACAAGAAGTAA
- a CDS encoding DUF5067 domain-containing protein: MKKRKAFYLAIIVVVFFLSGCGQSLDKKKQAFTDRGISYELQLPSGWKVDKGTNDEYSLHTPFSAEDTKSNSYLFIITAPVMEVDRKEFGEQTREKLKERYKYKKAKDIYMKELKINNNPAYKYTLNTIYNEKSVWAHFYYIWTEHGFVQLTFYSADDNSYKKRSEIIDASVGTFKEVSYDKENAEKDEEEQKKEEGDVITIENDEIKMETTAVRQLTGANHKKLLAIRYTFTNLSTKPMQPSVWKDLVTAKQNDKALSFGSLPEGTSLLDVKDLMSTQTKEVKEGESVESVVLYELSDQSTVELSFSQEAFSGQGPTRVVVPK; the protein is encoded by the coding sequence ATGAAAAAAAGAAAGGCCTTCTATTTAGCCATAATTGTTGTCGTATTTTTTTTAAGTGGTTGCGGTCAATCGTTAGATAAGAAAAAGCAAGCGTTCACCGATAGAGGTATATCGTATGAGTTACAGTTGCCTTCTGGATGGAAAGTAGATAAAGGAACAAACGATGAATATAGTCTTCACACACCTTTCAGCGCAGAGGATACGAAAAGTAACTCCTACTTATTTATTATTACGGCACCTGTGATGGAAGTCGATCGAAAAGAGTTCGGGGAACAAACTCGAGAAAAACTAAAAGAACGATACAAATACAAAAAAGCAAAAGATATTTATATGAAAGAACTGAAAATAAACAATAATCCCGCCTATAAATATACCTTAAACACCATTTATAACGAAAAAAGTGTTTGGGCGCATTTCTACTATATCTGGACAGAACATGGTTTTGTCCAACTGACTTTTTATTCTGCGGATGATAATTCCTATAAGAAACGCTCGGAAATCATTGATGCTTCAGTAGGAACCTTTAAAGAAGTTTCTTATGACAAAGAAAATGCAGAAAAAGACGAAGAAGAGCAGAAAAAAGAAGAAGGCGATGTTATTACCATTGAAAATGATGAAATAAAAATGGAAACAACAGCTGTACGTCAACTAACGGGTGCTAATCACAAGAAATTGTTGGCGATCCGATATACGTTTACAAATTTAAGCACAAAGCCGATGCAACCATCTGTATGGAAAGATTTAGTAACGGCTAAGCAAAATGACAAAGCGCTCTCATTTGGAAGTCTTCCAGAAGGTACATCATTACTAGATGTAAAAGATTTAATGTCAACTCAAACAAAAGAAGTAAAAGAAGGAGAATCTGTTGAAAGTGTAGTTCTTTACGAACTTTCTGATCAGAGTACGGTGGAATTGAGTTTTTCACAAGAAGCCTTTTCAGGGCAAGGACCGACACGGGTGGTGGTTCCTAAATGA
- a CDS encoding TIGR00282 family metallophosphoesterase: MRILFIGDVVGSLGRDTITTYLPKLKKKYRPQVTILNGENAAAGRGITGKIYKKFLQDGVDVVTLGNHTWDNKEIFEFIDDAKKMLRPANFPEGTPGQGMVFVKVNQLELAVINMQARVFMADIDDPFRKAEELVAEARKRTPLIFVDFHGETTSEKQAMGWFLDGQVSAVVGTHTHVQTNDARILPEGTAFLSDVGMTGPYDGILGMKRGPIIEKFRTALPKRFEVVEEGRSVLSACVIDIDDQTGRAKKIEPIQISEDRPFEE, encoded by the coding sequence TTGCGTATATTATTTATAGGAGATGTGGTAGGTTCACTAGGCCGAGATACGATCACCACTTATTTACCCAAGCTGAAGAAAAAATATCGTCCCCAAGTAACGATACTGAATGGGGAAAATGCGGCAGCAGGTCGAGGCATCACGGGTAAGATTTATAAGAAGTTTTTACAAGACGGCGTAGATGTTGTCACATTAGGCAATCACACGTGGGACAATAAAGAAATCTTCGAATTTATCGATGACGCTAAAAAAATGCTTCGGCCAGCTAACTTTCCAGAAGGCACACCAGGCCAAGGCATGGTTTTTGTCAAAGTCAATCAGCTAGAATTAGCTGTCATCAACATGCAGGCGCGTGTTTTTATGGCAGATATCGATGATCCATTTCGTAAAGCAGAGGAATTGGTAGCTGAAGCGCGCAAGCGGACACCATTGATTTTTGTTGATTTTCATGGAGAAACGACTAGTGAGAAGCAAGCAATGGGCTGGTTTTTAGATGGACAAGTCAGTGCAGTTGTAGGCACGCATACGCATGTCCAAACGAATGATGCTAGAATTTTACCAGAAGGCACGGCTTTTCTAAGTGATGTGGGGATGACCGGACCCTATGACGGCATATTAGGGATGAAGCGCGGACCGATTATTGAAAAGTTCAGAACGGCGTTGCCAAAACGTTTTGAAGTTGTCGAAGAAGGCCGGAGTGTCTTATCAGCTTGTGTGATTGATATCGACGATCAGACAGGACGAGCGAAAAAAATTGAACCCATCCAGATTAGCGAAGATCGTCCATTTGAAGAATAA
- a CDS encoding MucBP domain-containing protein yields MKKNMFRLLILFFCLLYNVSSMDKVFAETTVPPDSYPLGVSTKTNLTAGGTLYFNTDQLQDKQLVGQFLAKNITSNGSSGLSDGGFQNYQHSLRQWDLEQIDPGVVSETITGSDVIRWYANATSFKYVDGQDLHYYIGSLPTEKEMNDALQYYPALRENFSKRIYKDSLDSFPSFTDNGISNFSQVTGNIQSVSDYYAALTDTEQSTVYNSAVQTAEINTEKKVVNPNDWGGQSSIQINIALKKGATEQAVVIVDVDGQIDHFKTAQDISINYTNYDPDTMLPPYLFINYKHFPSFNFSGSTFFHATAYPSLPGDEEYSFEGNKGVFFERKYADKAMPLIKSDSHTISEELKEKTYKTATHLVHNFNDEDQEIQFRSNASLFIGTVLAPRTSVTLDDTQGRVLGSVISGYDIHTNMSIDTEESTAMFDYDDFPGLGDIAGGEELEAPVKTGDHFTYTGNDKRHLYTIAQKIPAYSSRFPIQSVKITDALSNLLDISSEDITINDETGNNAIDYFSLSKDAENELQVEAKPESLADEAFYGKTYTIELNGTLNPTQEDISDLSVNQLLIPNTAITTVNDEVKLSNEAQLEADFVQGEPVVVTYLNEDGQEIAPSEILNGKISQPYQTEAKEIPGYTLTAAPPNATGTFSSEGQTVVYNYQGHLSFSTVPTKISFGTHALSSKDEEYKIESKDQDIIVKDTRTLGSNWQLRATLTKPLTGNKTQHTLSDALFYVKDGKTVPIHTNTSAIIESAVTTTHEDYNISHDWETSNDGLKVSVKSGDALADQYSGEISWELYDVVAND; encoded by the coding sequence ATGAAAAAAAACATGTTTCGTTTACTCATTTTGTTTTTCTGTCTTTTATATAATGTAAGTTCGATGGATAAGGTTTTCGCTGAAACGACCGTACCACCTGATAGCTATCCACTAGGTGTTTCAACAAAAACGAATTTGACGGCTGGCGGTACACTTTATTTTAATACCGATCAATTGCAAGACAAACAGCTTGTAGGACAATTTCTAGCAAAAAATATAACGTCTAATGGCTCCTCTGGTTTGTCAGACGGTGGCTTTCAAAATTACCAACATTCACTACGTCAGTGGGACTTGGAACAAATCGATCCTGGAGTAGTTTCTGAAACGATTACAGGTAGTGACGTCATCCGCTGGTATGCTAACGCAACAAGTTTTAAGTATGTTGATGGTCAAGATTTACATTATTATATAGGAAGTTTACCAACGGAAAAGGAAATGAATGATGCATTACAATATTATCCTGCTTTGCGGGAAAATTTTTCGAAACGAATATATAAGGACTCACTTGATTCATTTCCATCATTCACGGATAACGGCATTTCGAACTTTTCCCAAGTGACAGGAAATATTCAGAGTGTCAGCGATTATTACGCAGCACTGACCGATACAGAACAGTCAACGGTTTATAATTCGGCAGTTCAAACAGCTGAAATAAACACCGAGAAAAAAGTAGTGAACCCGAATGATTGGGGCGGACAGTCATCTATCCAGATCAATATTGCCTTGAAAAAAGGGGCGACGGAACAGGCAGTGGTGATTGTCGATGTAGATGGACAAATCGATCATTTCAAAACGGCACAGGATATTTCGATCAATTATACAAATTACGACCCAGATACGATGTTACCGCCGTATTTATTTATTAACTATAAACATTTTCCATCTTTTAATTTCAGTGGCAGTACCTTCTTTCATGCGACAGCTTATCCTAGTTTGCCCGGCGATGAAGAATATAGTTTCGAAGGAAATAAAGGTGTCTTTTTTGAAAGAAAATATGCGGATAAAGCAATGCCATTGATAAAATCAGATAGCCATACAATTTCTGAAGAGTTAAAAGAAAAAACGTATAAAACGGCAACTCATCTTGTTCACAATTTTAATGATGAAGACCAAGAGATTCAATTTAGAAGCAACGCTTCATTATTTATAGGAACAGTCTTAGCACCGCGAACTTCTGTGACCCTTGATGATACACAGGGACGAGTGTTAGGAAGCGTGATTTCAGGCTACGATATCCATACGAATATGTCGATTGATACGGAAGAAAGTACAGCGATGTTTGATTATGATGATTTCCCAGGATTGGGAGACATTGCAGGTGGTGAAGAGCTTGAAGCACCAGTGAAAACTGGGGACCATTTCACTTATACAGGGAATGACAAGCGACACTTATACACGATTGCTCAAAAAATTCCGGCTTATTCATCTCGATTTCCGATTCAATCAGTCAAAATCACAGATGCTTTATCAAATTTACTAGACATTTCATCAGAGGACATTACGATCAATGATGAAACAGGAAATAACGCTATTGATTATTTTTCGCTTAGTAAAGATGCAGAAAATGAGCTACAAGTTGAAGCAAAACCAGAAAGTTTAGCGGATGAAGCCTTTTATGGAAAGACCTATACGATTGAGCTGAACGGCACTTTAAATCCAACTCAAGAAGATATATCTGATCTTAGTGTCAACCAACTTCTGATTCCAAATACAGCCATAACGACTGTAAATGACGAAGTTAAACTTAGTAACGAAGCGCAACTTGAAGCTGACTTTGTTCAAGGCGAACCAGTTGTTGTAACCTATTTAAATGAAGACGGACAAGAGATTGCGCCATCCGAAATATTGAATGGCAAAATCAGCCAACCCTATCAGACTGAAGCAAAAGAAATTCCAGGCTATACGCTGACAGCCGCACCACCAAATGCGACAGGGACTTTCTCAAGCGAAGGACAAACAGTGGTGTATAACTATCAAGGACACTTAAGTTTTTCTACTGTACCAACGAAAATTAGTTTTGGAACCCATGCATTATCTAGTAAAGATGAAGAGTATAAGATTGAATCTAAGGATCAAGACATCATCGTAAAAGATACACGGACCTTAGGCTCCAATTGGCAGTTAAGAGCGACTTTAACCAAACCACTGACTGGAAATAAAACACAGCATACACTGAGCGATGCTTTATTTTATGTAAAAGACGGGAAAACAGTGCCAATCCATACAAACACATCTGCAATCATTGAATCAGCAGTCACAACGACTCATGAGGATTACAACATAAGTCATGACTGGGAAACCTCAAATGATGGTTTGAAAGTATCTGTGAAATCAGGGGACGCATTAGCTGATCAATATTCTGGAGAAATCAGTTGGGAACTTTACGATGTTGTCGCAAATGATTGA
- a CDS encoding DUF3850 domain-containing protein — translation MESIFDEDTRKCDDCGCTQNNACVGGCYWITDNLCSSCLENKADHDLKIGPVYFEAVIQGLKNFEIRRNDRNFKVEDIVNLRELEKGMYTGRILTVEIIYITDFEQKEDYVVFGFAAILPNMN, via the coding sequence ATGGAATCAATATTTGATGAAGATACAAGAAAGTGTGATGATTGTGGATGTACACAGAATAATGCTTGTGTAGGCGGTTGCTACTGGATTACTGATAATCTTTGCAGTTCGTGTTTAGAGAATAAAGCGGATCACGATTTAAAGATTGGACCAGTATATTTTGAAGCTGTCATTCAAGGTTTGAAAAATTTTGAAATAAGGAGAAACGATAGAAATTTCAAAGTTGAAGATATCGTAAATTTGAGAGAACTTGAAAAGGGGATGTATACAGGAAGAATATTAACTGTAGAAATTATTTATATTACAGACTTTGAACAAAAAGAAGATTATGTAGTATTTGGATTTGCTGCAATACTTCCGAATATGAACTAA
- a CDS encoding lactococcin 972 family bacteriocin — MKKIVLMVALLGLFYVTIEKVGFADEEPTSGGLNAEQLEQRGSNIQSRMVKSVGGGTWYYMTSVNGKTISEYYHRDKKHSATVSRSGGVYNKSVQRAGQWAKAALTYKSGVNSVYWDNAPKEGVGTWTAGKF, encoded by the coding sequence ATGAAAAAAATAGTGTTGATGGTAGCGTTATTAGGATTGTTTTATGTAACGATTGAGAAAGTAGGTTTTGCAGATGAAGAACCCACTTCTGGAGGCTTAAATGCAGAACAATTAGAACAAAGAGGAAGTAACATTCAATCTAGAATGGTCAAAAGTGTTGGTGGTGGTACTTGGTACTATATGACTAGTGTGAACGGAAAGACTATTTCAGAGTACTATCATAGAGATAAGAAGCATTCTGCAACAGTGAGTAGGTCTGGAGGGGTTTATAATAAATCAGTACAACGAGCTGGACAATGGGCTAAGGCAGCTTTAACATATAAGTCTGGTGTGAATTCAGTATATTGGGATAATGCACCAAAAGAAGGCGTGGGTACGTGGACTGCTGGGAAGTTTTAA
- a CDS encoding WxL domain-containing protein, which produces MKTNKILVGIAAISMIFSTSMVVNAEEMVDQESKSDIGFTAPTEGALTLLNVADFDFGSNPISAKDEVYKSKTDTATTVQDIRGTEAGWTVQVAQNGQFKADKKELTNAQITLKTPTISDKSTGSATAKTDVVLNTDGSSATILDAEAGFGNGVTIESFGKDAAVLAVPGETVKVAKQYETTLTWTLLDQPTNS; this is translated from the coding sequence ATGAAAACAAACAAAATTTTAGTAGGAATTGCCGCAATATCAATGATTTTTAGTACAAGCATGGTCGTAAATGCAGAAGAAATGGTAGACCAAGAATCAAAAAGTGACATTGGCTTCACTGCACCAACCGAAGGCGCTTTGACACTATTAAATGTGGCTGATTTTGACTTTGGATCAAATCCAATTTCGGCAAAAGATGAAGTTTACAAAAGCAAAACAGATACAGCAACAACTGTTCAAGATATCCGCGGAACAGAAGCAGGTTGGACAGTACAAGTTGCTCAAAACGGTCAATTTAAAGCAGATAAAAAAGAATTGACAAACGCTCAAATCACATTGAAAACACCAACGATCTCAGACAAATCAACAGGTTCTGCTACTGCTAAAACAGATGTTGTGCTAAATACAGACGGTTCAAGCGCAACGATTTTAGATGCAGAAGCAGGCTTTGGTAATGGGGTAACGATCGAAAGTTTTGGTAAAGACGCTGCCGTTTTAGCCGTTCCAGGTGAAACAGTCAAAGTAGCAAAACAATATGAAACAACCTTAACATGGACATTGTTAGATCAACCAACAAATAGTTAA